From Apium graveolens cultivar Ventura chromosome 9, ASM990537v1, whole genome shotgun sequence, the proteins below share one genomic window:
- the LOC141687313 gene encoding uncharacterized protein LOC141687313 has protein sequence MKSKQGGSPLKNYLIEQFWKKARTPPDGVIDENLAKTFEKIDELLEKKHKGEFVPSGSEDVLSVALETPEHSGRVRGVGSFVNPSTYFNLPKGKDKKSRVSKAEFEQTKNDFEKRNEDLMLQITELKNAMKEMASAAKLHSPMLSDKASCRVEEKEGVAEMKQKCGLTAVRELMVENNNGNGDDRADINHFDPPPGKKDPRKCELAVDVIENKVAFGMVFSGDGMSTLVHGVPLEPGYARVQVDGTIKKDALVPVPIAGEIEIVRQAVGSLVAWPKNLIIFSPPTAKKKKEVKPRKTKIVNAYQKLSAEMKSVKPTDNVPRRFMLLYRHAMVILKESGDSIYIPCGAEVFGVKKVIFLLHENVMALLEFKMIGQGIIST, from the exons ATGAA ATCAAAGCAGGGTGGCTCGCCCCTGAAGAATTACCTGATCGAGCAATTCTGGAAAAAAGCTCGTACGCCACCAGACGGAGTTattgatgaaaatttggctaAGACATTTGAAAAAATT GATGAACTACTTGAAAAGAAACACAAGGGTGAGTTTGTACCGTCTGGAAGCGAGGATGTGCTTTCTGTAGCACTGGAAACTCCTGAACATTCTGGTAGAGTTCGAGGAGTTGGAAGCTTTGTAAATCCATCGACGTACTTTAATTTACCGAAAGGGAAAGACAAGAAGAGCAGAGTGAGCAAAGCAGAGTTTGAACAAACAAAGAATGACTTTGAGAAAAGAAATGAGGATCTTATGTTACAGATTACTGAGCTGAAGAATGCGATGAAGGAAATGGCTAGTGCAGCCAAACTCCACTCGCCGATGTTGTCTGATAAGGCAAGTTGTCGAGTAGAAGAAAAAGAAGGAGTTGCTGAAATGAAGCAAAAGTGTGGTCTTACTGCTGTACGTGAATTGATGGTTGAAAACAATAATGGTAATGGTGATGACCGTGCGGACATTAATCATTTTGACCCTCCTCCTGGGAAAAAG GATCCGCGAAAGTGCGAGCTGGCAGTGGATGTAATTGAAAACAAGGTAGCTTTTGGTATGGTATTCTCCGGGGATGGAATGTCTACGTTAGTACATGGAGTGCCTCTTGAGCCCGGATATGCTCGTGTCCAGGTAGACGGAACCATCAAGAAAGACGCCTTAGTTCCGGTACCAATAGCTGGTGAAATAGAGATAGTCCGTCAAGCGGTTGGCTCCCTTGTAGCATGGCCTAAAAATTTGATCATCTTCAGTCCCCCCACTGCTAAG AAAAAGAAGGAAGTGAAGCCAAGGAAAACAAAGATTGTCAATGCGTATCAGAAACTGTCGGCTGAGATGAAGAGTGTGAAACCTACTGACAATGTTCCTCGAAGGTTTATGTTGTTGTACAGACATGCCATGGTCATATTGAAAGAAAGTGGAGACTCGATATATATACCGTGTGGTGCTGAGGTGTTTGGAGTCAAAAAGGTCATTTTTTTATTGCACGAGAATGTTATGGCCTTGTTGGAGTTTAAAATGATTGGTCAGGGCATAATATCCACATAG
- the LOC141685260 gene encoding uncharacterized protein LOC141685260 — protein sequence MDKSWISADRDSLDYEIGVEKFLISAKENCKDPKMIPCPCVRCCNFKKFSVKIIRGHLYEKGFSLGYVNWIWHGAKASCRSSDGSTIPPPCSENIEQNIEENFVASQVGDICEASYNNRGNLGDDCDKDSEEFKRFLADSEQPLFEGSDSSKLDLMLKLHNWKARFGISDSVFTYLLSSVGSLLHKDHVLPSNAYTAKKTLSDLGLEYIKIHACPNECILYRGVNSDFVECPKCLISRWKLGKDGKVRVNVPAKVMWYFPIIPRFKRMFKSNSTAELLTWHANQRSQDGQMRHPADSPSWRNVDYKWPEFGNEPRNLRLAMAADGINPHNNGMNNRYS from the coding sequence ATGGATAAGTCATGGATATCTGCAGATAGGGATTCATTAGACTATGAAATTGGGGTTGAAAAGTTTTTGATATCTGCTAAAGAAAACTGTAAGGATCCTAAGATGATACCCTGTCCATGTGTACGTTGCTGCAATTTTAAGAAATTCTCGGTAAAAATCATTAGGGGGCATCTATATGAAAAAGGTTTTAGTTTAGGGTACGTCAATTGGATTTGGCATGGAGCTAAAGCTAGCTGTAGGTCATCGGATGGTAGCACAATACCACCTCCGTGTTCGGAAAATATTGAACAGAACATTGAAGAAAATTTTGTTGCATCACAGGTAGGTGATATCTGTGAAGCATCATATAATAACCGGGGTAATTTGGGTGATGATTGTGATAAGGATTCAGAGGAGTTTAAGAGGTTTTTGGCCGATTCCGAGCAACCTTTGTTTGAAGGCAGCGATTCTAGTAAATTAGATTTGATGCTCAAGTTACATAACTGGAAAGCAAGATTTGGTATTAGTGATAGTGTGTTTACGTATTTACTTTCTTCCGTTGGCTCCTTACTTCATAAAGATCACGTCTTGCCAAGTAATGCATACACAGCTAAGAAAACCCTATCTGATTTAGGTCTTGAATATATTAAGATCCATGCATGTCCGAACGAATGCATTCTATATAGAGgtgtaaattctgattttgtCGAGTGTCCCAAGTGCCTCATATCTCGCTGGAAGTTAGGCAAGGATGGTAAAGTGAGAGTTAACGTCCCGGCTAAAGTTATGTGGTATTTTCCAATCATTCCAAGATTTAAACGGATGTTTAAGTCGAATTCTACCGCTGAGCTTCTGACTTGGCATGCTAACCAAAGAAGTCAAGATGGGCAGATGCGTCATCCAGCCGACTCTCCTTCATGGCGGAATGTCGATTATAAATGGCCAGAATTCGGTAATGAGCCGAGAAATCTTCGATTAGCCATGGCGGCAGATGGTATAAACCCCCATAACAATGGCATGAACAATAGGTATAGCTGA